A window from Salvia miltiorrhiza cultivar Shanhuang (shh) chromosome 2, IMPLAD_Smil_shh, whole genome shotgun sequence encodes these proteins:
- the LOC131009194 gene encoding receptor-like protein kinase HSL1, which yields MNHHHPHCFSAMQPPTSSLSPFSLLLLLLLLSSILHPSLALNQEGQILLAAKLPLPGWSAAAATPCNWTGVACDSRGSVASLALDGASLAGSFPISLCSLPSLSNLSLSNNYLNSSLPAAISACRNLATLDLSQNLLVGPLPPSLSDLPFLRYLNLEGNSFSGEIPPSFGGFRRLETLILTENLLSGAIPAALGNITTLKKLVLAYNPFFQSPIPPELGNLTNLEELWLSDCSLTGSIPSSFGRLQRLRNLDLSDNVLSGPIPSHIVELISIEQMELYNNSFSGPLPHLGWSNLTKLRRFDASMNHLSGIIPFELCGLPLESLNLFQNELEGMIPESITRSKNLYELKLFGNPLTGLLPRELGKNSALQIIDVSYCNLTGGIPEFLCWNGALEELVLIYNAFSGSIPASLGKCRTLQRVRFRGNGFSGEVPGEFWGLPDVYLLDLDGNSFSGGVSPLIAGARNLSTLSISSNRFSGSLPREIGSLDALIQLSARNNELSGEIPNSIVNLRQLGSLDLSNNGISGGIPNGIHHLKQLNELNLAQNRLSGPIPDEIGSLPVLNYLDLSRNGLSGVIPLSLQNLKLNKLNLSSNLLTGNVPPLFASEVYRDSFLGNPGLCSDASGACSVGVSEHVRVFSWMLRSIFAAAAFVLLVGVVWFVFKYRRLERMRNGADLTKWTSFHKLGFSEFEITDCLKEANVIGRGASGKVYKVVLSNGEAVAVKKLHERDGGSFMSSNDNSSSLDSDSDGFEAEVETLGRIRHKNIVRLWCCCSARRCKLLVYEYLPNGSLGDLLHKGTKKLLGWPTRFKIALDAAEGLSYLHHDSVPPIVHRDVKSNNILLDHEFGAKISDFGVAKVVKTASNGVESMSVIAGSCGYIAPEYAYTLRVNEKSDIYSFGVVLLELVTGRPPVDPEYGEKDLVSWVRATLESKGTSHVVDPELDSGFEEHICRVLDVGLLCTSSLPINRPSMRRVVIMLQELGANMPNLKEKEANIFTTFDKNLG from the exons ATGAATCATCACCACCCCCACTGCTTCTCAGCCATGCAGCCGCCgacatcttctctctctccattctcgctcctcctcctcctcctcctcctctcctcAATCCTCCACCCCTCTCTCGCTCTAAACCAAGAGGGCCAAATCCTGCTGGCGGCCAAGCTCCCCCTCCCCGGCTggtccgccgccgccgccacccccTGCAACTGGACCGGCGTCGCCTGCGACTCCCGCGGCTCCGTCGCCTCGCTCGCCCTCGACGGCGCCTCCCTCGCCGGTTCCTTTCCCATCTCCCTCTGCagcctcccttctctctctaacctctctctctccaacaaCTACCTCAACTCGTCGCTCCCCGCCGCCATCTCCGCCTGCCGGAATCTCGCCACCCTCGACCTCTCCCAGAATCTGCTCGTGGGCCCCCTCCCGCCCTCCCTCTCCGACCTCCCTTTTCTCAG GTACCTTAATCTCGAGGGAAACAGTTTCTCCGGCGAGATTCCGCCGTCTTTCGGCGGTTTCCGGCGGCTCGAAACCCTAATTCTCACCGAGAATCTCCTCAGCGGCGCCATTCCGGCGGCTCTCGGCAACATCACCACTCTCAAAAAGCTAGTCCTTGCCTACAATCCATTCTTCCAAAGCCCAATTCCACCGGAGCTAGGCAACCTCACTAACTTGGAGGAGCTCTGGCTGAGCGACTGCAGCCTCACGGGCTCGATCCCCTCGAGCTTCGGCCGGCTGCAGCGCCTCCGGAACCTGGACCTCTCCGATAACGTGCTGTCCGGGCCGATACCGAGCCACATTGTGGAGCTCATTAGCATAGAGCAAATGGAGCTCTACAACAACTCATTTAGTGGCCCATTGCCTCATCTAGGATGGTCTAATCTGACTAAATTAAGAAGATTCGATGCATCGATGAATCATTTGAGTGGGATCATCCCATTTGAGCTCTGCGGCTTGCCCCTCGAGTCGCTCAACTTGTTCCAGAACGAGCTCGAGGGGATGATCCCCGAGAGCATCACCAGATCGAAGAACTTGTACGAGCTGAAGCTGTTTGGGAATCCCCTCACTGGCTTGCTGCCGAGGGAGCTTGGCAAGAACTCGGCCTTGCAGATTATAGACGTGTCGTACTGCAATCTCACCGGTGGGATCCCGGAGTTCCTGTGCTGGAATGGTGCTCTTGAGGAGCTGGTCTTGATATACAACGCGTTCTCGGGGAGTATCCCTGCGAGTCTTGGAAAATGCAGGACCCTGCAGAGGGTTAGGTTTCGTGGGAACGGGTTCTCCGGGGAGGTTCCGGGTGAGTTTTGGGGGCTGCCTGATGTCTACCTGCTCGACCTCGATGGGAACTCGTTCTCAGGAGGCGTGTCCCCGTTGATTGCAGGGGCGAGGAACCTGTCCACGCTGTCAATCTCGAGCAACAGATTCTCCGGGAGCTTACCGCGTGAGATTGGATCTTTGGATGCCTTGATTCAGCTCTCTGCGCGTAACAACGAGCTCAGTGGCGAAATCCCGAACTCCATTGTGAATTTGAGGCAGCTTGGGAGTCTTGATCTAAGCAACAATGGTATTTCTGGTGGAATACCTAATGGAATTCACCATCTAAAGCAGTTGAATGAGCTTAACTTGGCTCAAAATAGGCTATCTGGTCCCATCCCTGATGAAATTGGGAGCTTACCTGTGCTGAACTATCTTGATCTTTCGCGTAACGGATTATCCGGGGTGATCCCGTTGTCGTTGCAGAATTTGAAGCTCAATAAGCTGAATTTGTCGAGCAATCTGCTCACGGGGAACGTGCCTCCTCTCTTTGCTAGTGAGGTTTACCGCGATAGCTTTCTTGGGAACCCGGGGCTCTGCAGCGACGCCTCTGGTGCGTGCAGTGTGGGTGTGAGTGAGCACGTTCGGGTCTTCTCGTGGATGCTGAGGTCCATCTTTGCTGCAGCTGCGTTTGTCCTCCTTGTTGGCGTGGTTTGGTTCGTGTTCAAGTACAGGAGGCTGGAGAGGATGAGGAACGGAGCTGATTTAACCAAGTGGACGTCGTTCCACAAGCTGGGGTTCAGCGAGTTTGAGATCACGGATTGCTTGAAGGAGGCGAACGTGATTGGGAGAGGCGCCTCGGGGAAGGTCTACAAGGTGGTGCTGAGCAACGGGGAGGCCGTTGCTGTGAAGAAGCTGCACGAGAGGGACGGGGGCAGCTTCATGAGCAGCAACGACAACAGCAGCAGCCTTGATTCGGATAGTGATGGGTTTGAGGCGGAGGTGGAGACGTTGGGGAGGATACGGCACAAGAACATAGTCCGGCTGTGGTGCTGCTGCAGCGCGAGGAGGTGCAAGCTCTTGGTTTACGAGTACCTCCCCAACGGGAGCCTAGGCGACCTACTGCACAAGGGCACGAAGAAGTTGTTGGGCTGGCCAACGAGGTTCAAGATCGCGTTGGATGCTGCCGAGGGGCTCTCGTACCTGCACCACGACTCCGTGCCCCCGATAGTCCACAGAGACGTGAAGTCGAACAACATATTGCTCGATCATGAGTTCGGAGCTAAGATTTCCGATTTCGGAGTTGCCAAAGTGGTGAAGACAGCCAGCAATGGTGTTGAGTCCATGTCTGTTATTGCTGGCTCTTGCGGCTACATTGCACCCG AATACGCGTACACGCTGCGTGTGAACGAGAAGAGCGACATATACAGCTTCGGGGTGGTGCTGCTCGAGCTCGTGACCGGGAGGCCGCCCGTGGATCCCGAATACGGGGAGAAGGACTTGGTGTCGTGGGTCCGGGCCACGTTGGAGTCGAAAGGGACTAGCCACGTGGTCGACCCGGAGCTCGACTCGGGGTTCGAGGAGCACATCTGCAGGGTTCTTGATGTTGGGCTGCTCTGCACTAGCTCCCTCCCCATCAATCGCCCTTCAATGCGTAGGGTTGTGATTATGCTGCAAGAGTTGGGTGCTAATATGCCTAATTTGAAAGAAAAGGAGGCCAACATTTTCACTACATTTGACAAGAATTTGGGATAA
- the LOC131009306 gene encoding protein DMP7, whose amino-acid sequence MENSQAPFLENQPPAKPPKTPRQKVVRKAFKGTAHLSKLLPTGSVLTFQFLSPIVTHDGKCRSIVSQGATAAVLAFCAATCFAMSFTDSFRDERGKVRYGVATFRGLWVVDGSGGLTPEEAADYRVRLVDFVHAFLSIAIFAAVAMFDKNVVGCFWPSPSEEALEILTALPVTVGVVCGLFFVMFPTRRHGVGFPLSRR is encoded by the coding sequence atggaaaattcaCAAGCCCCATTCCTCGAAAACCAACCGCCGGCGAAGCCGCCGAAGACGCCGCGGCAGAAGGTGGTGCGGAAGGCGTTCAAGGGGACGGCGCACCTCTCCAAACTCCTCCCCACCGGATCCGTCCTCACGTTCCAGTTCCTGTCGCCGATCGTCACGCACGACGGGAAATGCCGCTCGATCGTGAGCCAGGgcgccaccgccgccgtgcTGGCGTTCTGCGCCGCCACGTGCTTCGCGATGAGCTTCACCGACAGCTTCAGGGACGAGAGGGGCAAGGTGAGGTACGGCGTCGCCACCTTCCGCGGCCTGTGGGTGGTCGACGGCTCCGGCGGCCTCACGCCGGAGGAGGCGGCCGATTACCGAGTGAGGCTCGTCGATTTCGTGCACGCCTTCCTGTCGATCGCGATCTTCGCGGCGGTGGCGATGTTCGACAAGAACGTGGTCGGCTGCTTCTGGCCCTCGCCGTCGGAGGAGGCGCTCGAGATCCTCACGGCGCTGCCGGTGACGGTGGGGGTGGTGTGCGGGCTCTTCTTTGTGATGTTTCCGACGAGGCGGCACGGCGTAGGGTTTCCTCTCTCGCGGCGGTGA